One Campylobacter concisus DNA segment encodes these proteins:
- a CDS encoding type II secretion system protein yields the protein MKKAFTMIELIFVIVVIGVLAAIAIPRISATRDDAVLVKTMAEIRTAIEEINAYYISQGKLALDTANNKVKFKEMTNAGIVDSSGDLGFFAKNEKCISLKFFAADQSCLGVDISEQGLCKKLWEAPEFKRFSQSMIKPAQGALPAHISFSAVRIVF from the coding sequence ATGAAAAAAGCTTTTACTATGATAGAGCTCATCTTTGTAATAGTTGTTATTGGTGTATTAGCAGCTATTGCTATCCCAAGGATCAGCGCTACAAGAGATGATGCGGTCTTAGTAAAGACTATGGCGGAGATTAGAACCGCTATCGAAGAGATAAATGCCTACTATATATCACAAGGCAAACTAGCCCTTGATACTGCGAACAATAAAGTTAAATTTAAAGAGATGACAAATGCTGGGATTGTGGATAGCTCTGGCGATCTTGGCTTTTTTGCTAAAAATGAAAAGTGCATTTCATTAAAATTCTTTGCTGCAGACCAAAGCTGCTTGGGGGTAGATATCAGCGAGCAAGGCCTATGTAAAAAGCTTTGGGAAGCTCCAGAATTTAAGCGTTTTAGTCAAAGCATGATAAAGCCAGCACAAGGAGCATTACCAGCTCATATCAGCTTTAGCGCTGTTCGCATCGTTTTTTAG
- a CDS encoding molybdopterin-dependent oxidoreductase: MKRRDFIKFSALAATAAQANKIEGVTKTIFDQNKTFGANRFGLFWANTNSNQIVSVDPFEGDKFPNTMNNSLPDLIQNESRVLYPYVRKSYLKAKGAAKSELRGKEEFVRVSWETALDLAAKALKENFDKYGPESVYGECYWWGGSGKISWGRTVAHRMLKVLGGYVEESGDYSTGAGLVIMPHVLGSSAVYDSPTKWEAIVKNAKNVVFWGTDPLVTGQISWQPPTHDGYLGIKKIKEAGIKTYSVCVFKNDTARYLESETIIVRPNTDVAMMIGMCHYLYENKLYDEEFIKKYTVGFNKFKDYFLGTTDKVVKDINWASKICGVKAEDIAALATKLAKEPSTIVAGRALQRQDHGEMAFWAIVTLSAMLGQIGKEGLGFEFNHCYANGSTDKIAPALKGISTRISEKYENVDGAPWKKFKNVTIPSSRSIEALQNPGKEIDYDGSKIKLPHMRVAYMASGSMFTRHQDVNNAVKAWRKFDTVITAEPFWTSTAKLSDIVLPVALEVERNDINQSVPTNEYIVAYKPVVEPMGESRSDYWICSQICKRWGREEVFTEGKDELGWAKEFYADAAEQAKGINVKMPSFDEFWKEGYVRFEQDDEASRYYTRLSAFRENPHKNRLGTPSGKIELYSPTIAKFGYKDFAPHVAWIEPFEWLGSEKAKKYPFSVTTPHSRYRLHSQLNNSIIRNYAEVSAREPMLINVNDAKAKGIATGDVVRVFNDRGEILVGALVTDIIPEHVIAICEGAWYDPEVLGEKSLCKHGCVNVLTRDKGTSSIAQSNCGHTILVNLEKYKGEIKPITAFSKPKILQSL; encoded by the coding sequence ATGAAAAGACGAGATTTTATAAAATTTTCTGCACTTGCTGCCACAGCAGCGCAGGCAAACAAGATAGAGGGCGTGACTAAGACCATTTTTGACCAAAACAAAACCTTTGGCGCAAATAGATTTGGGCTATTTTGGGCAAATACCAACTCAAACCAAATCGTCTCTGTTGATCCATTTGAGGGCGATAAATTCCCAAATACCATGAACAACAGCTTGCCAGACCTCATCCAAAACGAAAGCCGCGTGCTCTATCCATACGTGAGAAAGAGCTACCTAAAGGCAAAGGGCGCAGCAAAGAGCGAGCTTCGTGGCAAAGAGGAATTTGTGCGTGTTAGCTGGGAGACAGCCCTTGATCTAGCAGCCAAGGCTCTAAAAGAAAATTTTGATAAATATGGCCCAGAGAGCGTCTACGGCGAGTGCTACTGGTGGGGTGGTAGCGGTAAGATCAGCTGGGGCAGGACAGTGGCCCACAGGATGCTAAAAGTCCTTGGCGGATATGTCGAAGAGAGTGGCGACTACTCAACAGGTGCTGGCCTTGTCATCATGCCTCACGTCCTAGGTAGCAGCGCAGTTTATGACTCTCCGACAAAGTGGGAGGCCATCGTTAAAAACGCTAAAAACGTTGTATTTTGGGGCACTGACCCACTTGTAACTGGTCAAATTTCATGGCAGCCACCAACACATGATGGCTATCTTGGTATCAAAAAGATAAAAGAGGCAGGCATCAAAACTTATAGCGTTTGCGTCTTTAAAAACGACACCGCAAGATACCTTGAGTCTGAAACCATCATCGTTCGCCCAAATACCGACGTAGCGATGATGATCGGCATGTGCCACTACCTATATGAAAACAAGCTTTATGATGAGGAATTTATCAAAAAATACACAGTCGGCTTTAATAAATTTAAAGACTACTTCCTTGGCACAACCGACAAGGTGGTCAAAGATATCAACTGGGCTAGCAAAATTTGTGGCGTAAAAGCCGAAGATATCGCGGCTCTAGCAACTAAACTCGCCAAAGAGCCAAGCACTATCGTAGCTGGTAGAGCACTGCAAAGGCAAGACCACGGCGAAATGGCATTTTGGGCGATCGTAACGCTTAGTGCGATGCTAGGTCAGATAGGCAAAGAGGGGCTTGGCTTTGAGTTTAACCACTGCTACGCAAACGGCAGCACCGACAAGATCGCACCTGCGCTAAAAGGTATCAGCACTAGGATCAGCGAAAAATACGAAAACGTTGATGGCGCTCCTTGGAAGAAATTTAAAAACGTCACCATCCCATCTTCAAGGTCTATCGAGGCGCTGCAAAACCCTGGCAAAGAGATAGACTATGACGGCTCAAAGATCAAGCTACCACACATGAGAGTGGCTTACATGGCGTCTGGATCGATGTTTACAAGACATCAGGATGTAAATAACGCCGTAAAAGCGTGGCGTAAATTTGACACCGTAATAACCGCTGAGCCATTTTGGACAAGCACAGCAAAACTAAGCGACATCGTCTTGCCAGTAGCCCTTGAAGTAGAAAGAAATGACATCAACCAAAGCGTGCCTACAAACGAATACATCGTAGCTTACAAGCCTGTCGTAGAGCCTATGGGCGAGAGCAGGAGCGATTACTGGATCTGCTCACAAATCTGCAAACGCTGGGGCAGAGAAGAGGTCTTTACAGAGGGCAAAGATGAGCTTGGCTGGGCGAAAGAATTTTACGCAGACGCAGCCGAGCAAGCTAAAGGCATAAATGTCAAGATGCCAAGCTTTGATGAGTTTTGGAAAGAGGGATATGTTAGATTTGAGCAAGATGACGAAGCTAGCAGATACTACACAAGGCTTAGCGCTTTTAGAGAAAATCCTCACAAAAACCGCCTAGGCACGCCATCTGGCAAGATAGAGCTCTACTCTCCAACTATCGCTAAATTTGGCTACAAAGACTTTGCGCCGCACGTTGCTTGGATCGAGCCGTTTGAGTGGCTTGGCAGCGAAAAAGCCAAAAAGTATCCATTTAGCGTCACAACCCCACACTCAAGATACCGCCTCCACTCACAGCTAAATAACTCAATAATCAGAAACTACGCTGAGGTGAGCGCTAGAGAGCCAATGCTCATAAACGTAAATGACGCCAAAGCAAAAGGCATAGCAACTGGCGACGTGGTGAGAGTATTTAACGACAGGGGCGAAATTTTAGTCGGCGCGCTTGTCACTGACATCATCCCAGAGCACGTCATCGCCATCTGCGAGGGTGCATGGTACGACCCTGAAGTGCTAGGCGAAAAGAGCCTTTGCAAACACGGCTGCGTCAATGTCCTAACTCGCGACAAGGGCACATCTAGCATCGCTCAAAGCAACTGCGGACACACGATCCTTGTAAATTTAGAAAAATATAAAGGCGAGATCAAGCCGATCACTGCGTTTTCTAAACCAAAAATTTTACAATCTTTGTAG
- a CDS encoding flagellar basal body rod modification protein, protein MASVSDITTQTTQQKNAEKKAKARQDAAASTGTNPNGQLDKDAFMKLLLTELQYQDPTSPMDTEKMLTQTSQLASVEMQENTNKAMKELVSQLKSNANAYAISALGKMVSTGSNAVTLTDEKKDAKFALYFKTDLANGKIEVKNANGQVVRTTDLNETNAGVHNLAWDGKDASGNQVPNGSYTISATYTGKDGKEYKTQIGNYPVEAVKFVDGKAMMKVAGEYVSMDKVSEYYEG, encoded by the coding sequence ATGGCTTCAGTTTCAGATATAACTACACAAACAACGCAGCAAAAAAACGCCGAGAAAAAGGCAAAAGCAAGACAAGACGCTGCAGCTAGCACAGGAACTAATCCAAATGGACAGCTAGACAAAGATGCATTTATGAAGCTACTTTTGACAGAGCTTCAGTACCAAGACCCAACAAGCCCTATGGATACTGAAAAGATGCTAACGCAAACTAGCCAACTAGCATCAGTCGAAATGCAAGAAAATACAAACAAAGCGATGAAAGAGCTAGTAAGTCAGCTAAAGTCAAACGCAAACGCCTACGCCATATCAGCCCTTGGCAAGATGGTCTCGACTGGCTCAAATGCAGTCACACTAACAGATGAGAAAAAAGATGCAAAATTTGCGCTTTACTTTAAGACAGATCTTGCAAATGGCAAAATCGAGGTCAAAAATGCAAATGGTCAAGTCGTAAGAACAACTGATCTAAACGAGACAAATGCAGGCGTTCATAACCTAGCTTGGGACGGCAAAGACGCGTCTGGCAACCAAGTGCCAAATGGCTCATATACCATTTCGGCAACTTACACTGGCAAAGATGGCAAAGAGTATAAAACGCAAATAGGCAACTACCCAGTCGAGGCGGTGAAATTTGTAGATGGCAAGGCTATGATGAAAGTAGCTGGCGAATACGTTTCTATGGATAAAGTATCTGAATATTACGAGGGCTAA
- a CDS encoding type II secretion system protein: MKKGFTMIELIFVIVILGILAAVAIPRLAATRDDAEVTKAATNLSTLLGDVGAYYTSQGKFATNLSEMTNVSLDPATGKVGQLLAAGKKCIKVTLTDFDTTTKKPAYIKVEKGDDASPAAGTTNICSKIVANTGVDKLLKNKFKFINASGAETDSSEGEYPVSGLSVAF, from the coding sequence ATGAAAAAAGGTTTTACAATGATCGAGTTGATCTTCGTGATCGTGATTTTAGGCATATTAGCCGCAGTCGCTATACCAAGACTAGCTGCAACAAGGGATGATGCAGAGGTAACTAAGGCCGCTACAAACTTATCTACTTTATTGGGTGATGTTGGTGCTTATTATACTTCTCAAGGTAAATTTGCTACTAACTTATCAGAAATGACAAATGTATCATTAGATCCCGCAACTGGCAAGGTTGGTCAATTACTAGCAGCTGGCAAAAAATGTATAAAAGTTACACTAACTGACTTTGATACTACAACAAAAAAACCAGCATACATAAAAGTAGAAAAAGGTGATGATGCTTCTCCCGCAGCTGGTACAACTAATATTTGCTCTAAAATTGTAGCAAACACCGGTGTAGATAAATTGCTTAAAAACAAATTTAAATTCATAAATGCTAGCGGAGCCGAAACAGACAGTAGCGAAGGCGAATACCCAGTTAGTGGTCTTAGCGTAGCGTTCTAA
- the typA gene encoding translational GTPase TypA produces the protein MEKIRNIAVIAHVDHGKTTMVDELLKQSGTFNEHQNLGERVMDSNDIERERGITILSKNTAIRYKDTKINIIDTPGHADFGGEVERVLKMVDGVLLLVDAQEGVMPQTKFVVKKALSLGLRPIVVVNKIDKPAGDPDRVINEIFDLFVALDANDEQLEFPVVYAAAKNGYAKLKLSDENKDMQPLFETILAHVPAPSGSDENPLQLQVFTLDYDNYVGKIGIARIFNGKIAKNQNVMLAKADGTKTTGRISKLIGFMGLDRIDINEAGTGDIVAIAGFDALDVGDSVVDPNNPHPLDPLHIEEPTLSVVFSVNDGPLAGTEGKHVTSNKIDERLANEMKTNIAMKYENIGEGKFKVSGRGELQITILAENMRREGYEFLLGRPEVIVKEINGVKCEPYELLVIDAPDDTTGTVIEKLGKRKAEMVSMNPTGDGQTRIEFEIPARGLIGFRSQFLTDTKGEGVMNHSFLEFRPLSGTVEHRTNGALVSMENGVTLAYSLFNLQDRGVLFLDPQAKVYVGMIIGEHSRPNDLDVNPIKGKNLTNVRASGSDDAIKLVPPRKLSLERALEWIEDDELVEVTPINIRVRKRYLDPTERKRKAKL, from the coding sequence TTGGAAAAGATACGAAATATAGCCGTCATCGCGCACGTCGACCACGGTAAAACAACAATGGTTGATGAGCTTTTGAAGCAGTCAGGAACATTTAACGAGCATCAAAACCTTGGCGAGCGCGTAATGGATAGCAACGACATCGAAAGAGAGCGTGGCATCACGATCCTTTCTAAAAACACCGCCATTCGCTACAAAGATACAAAGATCAACATCATTGACACCCCGGGCCACGCCGACTTTGGTGGCGAGGTAGAGCGTGTTCTTAAGATGGTTGATGGCGTTTTACTACTTGTCGATGCGCAAGAAGGTGTTATGCCACAAACTAAATTTGTCGTCAAAAAGGCGCTATCTCTTGGACTTCGCCCAATCGTCGTCGTAAATAAGATAGACAAACCTGCAGGCGATCCAGACCGCGTTATAAATGAAATTTTTGACCTTTTTGTTGCACTTGATGCAAACGACGAGCAGCTAGAATTTCCAGTCGTTTATGCTGCTGCTAAAAATGGCTACGCAAAGCTAAAACTAAGCGATGAAAACAAAGATATGCAGCCACTTTTTGAGACTATCCTAGCTCACGTACCAGCTCCAAGCGGTAGCGACGAGAACCCACTTCAGCTTCAAGTTTTCACGCTTGATTATGATAACTACGTCGGCAAGATCGGCATTGCGAGGATTTTTAACGGCAAGATAGCTAAAAACCAAAACGTCATGCTTGCAAAAGCTGATGGCACAAAAACAACTGGTAGAATTTCAAAACTTATCGGCTTTATGGGACTTGATAGGATCGATATAAACGAGGCTGGCACTGGCGACATCGTAGCGATCGCTGGCTTTGACGCGCTTGACGTTGGCGATAGCGTCGTTGATCCAAACAACCCTCATCCGCTTGATCCGCTCCATATCGAAGAGCCAACACTTAGCGTTGTATTTTCTGTAAATGACGGCCCACTAGCAGGCACTGAGGGCAAACACGTCACATCAAATAAGATCGATGAGCGCCTTGCAAACGAGATGAAGACAAATATCGCGATGAAGTATGAAAACATCGGCGAGGGCAAATTTAAAGTAAGCGGCCGTGGCGAGCTTCAGATCACCATTTTGGCTGAAAATATGCGCCGTGAGGGCTATGAGTTTTTACTTGGCAGACCTGAGGTCATCGTAAAAGAGATAAACGGCGTAAAATGCGAGCCATACGAGCTTTTAGTGATCGATGCACCTGATGATACGACAGGCACTGTCATAGAAAAACTTGGCAAAAGAAAGGCTGAAATGGTCTCTATGAACCCAACAGGCGACGGCCAAACAAGGATAGAATTTGAGATCCCAGCGCGTGGCCTTATCGGCTTTAGAAGTCAGTTTTTGACTGATACAAAAGGCGAGGGCGTTATGAACCACAGCTTCTTGGAGTTTAGACCGCTTAGCGGCACCGTCGAGCATAGAACAAATGGCGCGCTAGTTTCTATGGAAAACGGCGTAACGCTTGCTTATTCGCTATTTAACTTACAAGATCGTGGCGTGCTCTTTCTTGATCCGCAAGCAAAAGTATATGTGGGCATGATCATCGGCGAGCACAGCCGTCCAAACGACCTTGACGTAAATCCTATCAAGGGCAAAAACCTAACGAACGTGCGTGCTAGTGGCAGTGACGATGCGATCAAGCTAGTGCCGCCTAGAAAGCTAAGTCTTGAGCGCGCGCTAGAGTGGATAGAAGATGACGAACTAGTCGAGGTTACGCCTATAAATATCCGCGTTCGCAAGCGCTATTTAGACCCAACAGAGCGCAAAAGAAAAGCAAAACTATAA
- a CDS encoding flagellar hook-basal body complex protein — MMRGFYNGVSGIKTQSFGMDVWSNNISNINNVGFKASIPEFKNLINQNLVSAGSGPTSDQVGLGATKQTTALDMSNGSFQSTDNNFDLAIGGDGFFGVVDKTGKNYYTRTGTFDIDAAGNLVDTRGNLLLGTLANFTPTTPSASALKKYGQTSSAPQAYTVSQEELNLGDPGSQKGITLPHFLFMPAEATTNISLKGNLNSSRITDKKTTALEASEYAYTLDNTNKTISLNGQIPLSTTSLGAKAGDSVVVKVKDGDGKFSEFSTTLEGDGTWQINDKSLKFMDFANLEVNAEVTSLVEVPNKEKLTSDIYNADGTKSLVTINLTKQIPQTGDQTIWDAVATITDASGAVQNTAMGSLTFNGSGRLVANTLTSVGGVNLNFEGDGDADVYNGMTSSANARKDFNIKRDGYAEGLLSKYSVDDRGNIMANFDNTRAFPVAKVALYHFINDQGVAKVGDNLYEATANSGEPFFYKNKAGETVYGAQILANKLEMSNVDLGQALSEVIVTQKAYEASAKSITTSDEMIQTAIQMKK, encoded by the coding sequence ATGATGAGAGGTTTTTACAACGGGGTTAGCGGCATCAAGACGCAAAGCTTTGGCATGGATGTTTGGTCAAACAACATCTCAAACATAAACAATGTCGGTTTCAAAGCTTCAATCCCTGAGTTTAAAAATTTAATAAACCAAAATCTAGTCTCAGCTGGCAGTGGCCCAACTAGCGATCAAGTGGGACTTGGAGCTACCAAGCAAACGACTGCGCTTGACATGTCAAATGGTAGCTTTCAAAGCACTGATAACAACTTTGACCTTGCTATAGGCGGAGATGGCTTCTTTGGCGTTGTCGATAAAACAGGCAAAAACTACTACACAAGAACAGGTACTTTTGACATAGATGCGGCTGGAAATTTAGTAGATACTAGGGGAAATTTACTCCTTGGCACGCTTGCAAATTTCACTCCAACCACGCCAAGTGCGAGCGCTCTTAAAAAATATGGTCAAACCTCAAGCGCCCCACAAGCTTACACGGTCTCGCAAGAGGAACTAAATCTGGGCGATCCTGGCTCGCAAAAGGGTATAACCCTGCCTCATTTTTTATTTATGCCAGCTGAGGCTACTACAAATATCAGCTTAAAAGGCAACCTAAACTCAAGCCGCATAACAGATAAAAAAACGACAGCCCTTGAGGCTAGCGAATACGCCTACACGCTTGATAATACAAACAAGACGATCTCACTAAACGGACAGATCCCGCTAAGCACCACATCACTTGGCGCAAAAGCTGGTGACAGCGTGGTCGTAAAAGTAAAAGACGGCGATGGTAAATTTAGCGAGTTTTCAACCACACTTGAGGGTGACGGCACTTGGCAGATAAACGACAAGAGCCTTAAATTTATGGATTTTGCAAATTTAGAGGTAAATGCTGAAGTCACCTCGCTCGTTGAAGTGCCAAACAAAGAGAAACTAACCTCTGATATCTACAACGCAGACGGCACAAAAAGTTTGGTCACTATAAATTTAACCAAGCAGATCCCACAAACTGGCGACCAGACTATCTGGGACGCGGTGGCAACGATAACTGACGCTAGCGGAGCCGTGCAAAATACGGCGATGGGCTCACTTACATTTAATGGCAGTGGCAGGCTTGTGGCAAATACACTAACGAGCGTTGGTGGCGTAAATTTAAACTTCGAGGGCGACGGCGATGCGGACGTTTATAACGGTATGACAAGCTCAGCAAACGCTAGAAAAGATTTCAACATAAAAAGAGATGGCTACGCTGAGGGGCTTTTATCAAAATATAGCGTCGATGATCGTGGCAACATCATGGCAAATTTCGACAACACTCGAGCATTTCCTGTGGCAAAAGTGGCGCTTTATCACTTTATAAACGACCAAGGCGTGGCAAAAGTTGGCGACAATCTCTATGAAGCCACCGCTAACTCTGGCGAGCCATTTTTTTACAAAAACAAAGCTGGCGAAACCGTTTATGGGGCGCAAATTTTAGCAAACAAGCTTGAGATGAGCAACGTCGATCTTGGTCAAGCACTAAGTGAGGTGATCGTCACACAAAAGGCCTACGAAGCGAGCGCAAAAAGCATCACAACAAGTGATGAAATGATACAAACTGCGATCCAGATGAAGAAATAA